One region of Carbonactinospora thermoautotrophica genomic DNA includes:
- a CDS encoding GAF domain-containing sensor histidine kinase, giving the protein MSRLNGQAGETGAWPPATGSGPRATALDSELDPAVIAARVSRELALACQVDVAFLAIHDVPGVLHVRGTFGARTPGLRKLEIPSGVGLGGQVLLSHRSLKVWDYATDDSISHELAGVVAIGEGIGGLAGVPVTVAGRMLGVLYTGLRGPGDLGDQRVRLMETYASRLSDLLLPAVRVGEMVRQSVLAERQRIAVELHDTIGQLLFSIGASARAALTDAADDDPHAAERWRDVERQASRAASLLRDALHALCPPTDTDAFLTAVRADMDEFTERTGIPASLINAGGLTELPPEVASALARAVRVALHNVEKHARASSVVVSAWQEADAVVVAVQDDGVGPPDDLGFAAVLTSGSPGLGLTALGQRLERLGGDLAVFRNDDGGTTLRARVPLPARLPRLEQAE; this is encoded by the coding sequence ATGAGCCGCTTGAACGGGCAGGCGGGTGAGACGGGCGCATGGCCGCCCGCCACCGGATCCGGGCCGCGGGCGACCGCGCTCGATTCCGAGCTCGACCCCGCCGTCATCGCCGCCCGCGTCTCGCGTGAGCTGGCGCTGGCCTGCCAGGTCGACGTGGCGTTCCTCGCGATCCACGACGTGCCAGGCGTGCTGCACGTGCGCGGCACGTTCGGCGCGCGCACCCCGGGGTTGCGCAAGCTCGAGATCCCCAGCGGCGTCGGGTTGGGCGGCCAGGTGCTGCTGTCGCACCGCTCGCTCAAGGTGTGGGACTACGCGACCGACGACTCGATCTCGCACGAACTGGCCGGCGTCGTGGCGATCGGCGAGGGCATCGGCGGGCTGGCCGGGGTCCCGGTCACGGTGGCCGGGCGGATGCTCGGCGTGCTGTACACCGGGCTGCGCGGGCCCGGCGACCTCGGCGACCAGCGGGTGCGGCTCATGGAGACGTACGCGAGCCGGCTGAGCGACCTGCTGCTGCCCGCCGTGCGGGTCGGGGAGATGGTGCGCCAGTCCGTGCTGGCCGAGCGGCAGCGCATCGCGGTGGAGCTGCACGACACGATCGGGCAGCTGCTGTTCAGCATCGGCGCGTCCGCCCGGGCCGCGCTGACCGACGCGGCGGACGACGATCCGCACGCGGCCGAGCGCTGGCGGGACGTGGAGCGTCAGGCGTCGCGCGCCGCGTCGCTGCTGCGGGATGCGCTGCACGCGCTCTGCCCGCCCACCGACACCGACGCGTTCCTCACGGCGGTGCGCGCCGACATGGACGAGTTCACCGAACGCACCGGGATCCCGGCCAGCCTGATCAACGCGGGCGGCCTCACCGAGCTGCCCCCCGAGGTGGCCTCGGCGCTGGCCCGCGCGGTGCGGGTCGCGCTGCACAACGTGGAGAAGCACGCCCGGGCGTCCTCGGTGGTGGTGAGCGCCTGGCAGGAGGCGGACGCGGTGGTGGTGGCCGTCCAGGACGACGGGGTCGGCCCGCCGGACGACCTGGGCTTCGCCGCGGTGCTCACCTCCGGCAGCCCCGGCCTCGGCCTGACCGCGCTGGGCCAGCGGTTGGAGCGGCTGGGCGGTGACCTGGCGGTGTTCCGCAACGACGACGGCGGCACCACGCTGCGGGCGCGGGTGCCGCTCCCGGCCCGGCTCCCGCGGCTGGAGCAGGCGGAATGA
- a CDS encoding response regulator, whose translation MKPTGRGVASSGTGNVLLVDDHPVVLAGLAQLLARGPRLRVVGEATSAQQAIEYVRRGGVDLVLLDLRLGEQLAPDVCRDLRRADPRVKVVVFTAFDDRALLRASLAAGASGLLLKDTRGLDLVDALHRVLAGQVVVDPRLRADEGGRPAGPADTEPYEPLTDREYEVLRLMAQGLTSREIADRLELAVNTVRSYAQDILTKLRARNRVQALAIARQLRLL comes from the coding sequence ATGAAGCCGACGGGGCGGGGTGTGGCGTCCAGCGGCACCGGGAACGTGCTGCTGGTGGACGACCACCCGGTGGTGCTGGCCGGGCTCGCGCAGCTGCTGGCCCGGGGCCCGCGGCTGCGGGTGGTCGGCGAGGCGACCAGCGCGCAGCAGGCGATCGAGTACGTCCGGCGCGGCGGGGTGGACCTGGTGCTGCTCGACCTGCGGCTGGGCGAGCAGCTCGCCCCGGACGTGTGCCGGGACCTGCGGCGCGCCGACCCGCGCGTCAAGGTGGTGGTGTTCACCGCGTTCGACGACCGGGCGCTGCTGCGCGCCAGCCTCGCGGCCGGCGCGTCCGGCCTGCTGCTCAAGGACACCCGTGGCCTGGACCTGGTCGACGCGCTGCACCGCGTGCTCGCCGGCCAGGTGGTCGTCGACCCGCGGCTGCGGGCGGACGAGGGCGGCCGGCCAGCGGGCCCGGCCGACACCGAGCCGTACGAGCCGCTGACCGACCGCGAGTACGAGGTGCTGCGCCTGATGGCGCAGGGGCTGACCAGCCGGGAGATCGCCGACCGCCTGGAGCTGGCGGTCAACACGGTGCGCAGCTACGCCCAGGACATCCTGACCAAGCTGCGCGCGCGCAACCGGGTCCAGGCCCTGGCCATCGCCCGGCAGCTGCGGCTGCTGTAG